A single region of the Chelonia mydas isolate rCheMyd1 chromosome 4, rCheMyd1.pri.v2, whole genome shotgun sequence genome encodes:
- the CBR4 gene encoding 3-oxoacyl-[acyl-carrier-protein] reductase isoform X4 has translation MPKVCAIFGGSRGIGKAVAQLLAWKGYRLAIIARNLEVAQTTVNHLGGHMALSCDVAMEQDVQNTLEEVEKNLGHVNYLVNAAGVNRDGLLLRTTSEDMVSQINTNLLGTMLTCKAAVRRMLQQQGGAIVNIGSIVGLKGNSGQSVYSASKAGLVGFSRSLAKEVARKKIRVNMVAPGFVHTEMTAHLKEDQLKKTIPLGRFGEPDEVAQAVVFLLESPYITGHILVVDGGLQLLI, from the exons ATGCCCAAAGTTTGTGCCATTTTTGGAGGATCCCGAGGAATTGGAAAAGCTGTTGCACAACTGCTGGCATGGAAAGGATACCGCTTGGCTATTATTGCTAGAAATCTGGAAGTAGCTCAAACTACTGTGAATCACCTTGGGG GTCATATGGCACTTAGCTGTGATGTAGCCATGGAACAAGATGTCCAAAATACACttgaggaggtggagaagaattTAGGTCATGTTAATTACTTGGTTAATGCTGCTGGAGTCAACAG GGATGGCTTGTTGCTGAGAACCACATCTGAAGATATGGTATCCCAAATTAACACTAACCTTCTGGGGACAATGTTGACATGCAAAGCTGCTGTAAGGCGTATGCTTCAACAGCAAGGAGGTGCTATTGTTAACATAG gaaGTATTGTTGGACTCAAGGGCAATTCTGGTCAGAGTGTGTACAGTGCCAGCAAAGCAGGGTTAGTTGGATTTTCACGCTCTCTTGCTAAAGAAGTAGCAAGAAAGAAAATTCGAGTCAACATGGTTGCTCCAG GCTTTGTTCACACAGAGATGACTGCACATTTGAAAGAAGATCAGTTGAAGAAAACTATTCCTCTTGGAAGATTTGGAGAGCCTGATGAAGTTGCACAAGCTGTTGTCTTTCTTCTGGAGTCTCCCTATATTACAGGGCATATTCTAGTTGTAGATGGAGGCTTGCAGCTTCTAATTTAA
- the CBR4 gene encoding 3-oxoacyl-[acyl-carrier-protein] reductase isoform X2 yields MPKVCAIFGGSRGIGKAVAQLLAWKGYRLAIIARNLEVAQTTVNHLGAGHMALSCDVAMEQDVQNTLEEVEKNLGHVNYLVNAAGVNRDGLLLRTTSEDMVSQINTNLLGTMLTCKAAVRRMLQQQGGAIVNIGSIVGLKGNSGQSVYSASKAGLVGFSRSLAKEVARKKIRVNMVAPGFVHTEMTAHLKEDQLKKTIPLGRFGEPDEVAQAVVFLLESPYITGHILVVDGGLQLLI; encoded by the exons ATGCCCAAAGTTTGTGCCATTTTTGGAGGATCCCGAGGAATTGGAAAAGCTGTTGCACAACTGCTGGCATGGAAAGGATACCGCTTGGCTATTATTGCTAGAAATCTGGAAGTAGCTCAAACTACTGTGAATCACCTTGGGG CAGGTCATATGGCACTTAGCTGTGATGTAGCCATGGAACAAGATGTCCAAAATACACttgaggaggtggagaagaattTAGGTCATGTTAATTACTTGGTTAATGCTGCTGGAGTCAACAG GGATGGCTTGTTGCTGAGAACCACATCTGAAGATATGGTATCCCAAATTAACACTAACCTTCTGGGGACAATGTTGACATGCAAAGCTGCTGTAAGGCGTATGCTTCAACAGCAAGGAGGTGCTATTGTTAACATAG gaaGTATTGTTGGACTCAAGGGCAATTCTGGTCAGAGTGTGTACAGTGCCAGCAAAGCAGGGTTAGTTGGATTTTCACGCTCTCTTGCTAAAGAAGTAGCAAGAAAGAAAATTCGAGTCAACATGGTTGCTCCAG GCTTTGTTCACACAGAGATGACTGCACATTTGAAAGAAGATCAGTTGAAGAAAACTATTCCTCTTGGAAGATTTGGAGAGCCTGATGAAGTTGCACAAGCTGTTGTCTTTCTTCTGGAGTCTCCCTATATTACAGGGCATATTCTAGTTGTAGATGGAGGCTTGCAGCTTCTAATTTAA
- the CBR4 gene encoding 3-oxoacyl-[acyl-carrier-protein] reductase isoform X1 translates to MMPKVCAIFGGSRGIGKAVAQLLAWKGYRLAIIARNLEVAQTTVNHLGAGHMALSCDVAMEQDVQNTLEEVEKNLGHVNYLVNAAGVNRDGLLLRTTSEDMVSQINTNLLGTMLTCKAAVRRMLQQQGGAIVNIGSIVGLKGNSGQSVYSASKAGLVGFSRSLAKEVARKKIRVNMVAPGFVHTEMTAHLKEDQLKKTIPLGRFGEPDEVAQAVVFLLESPYITGHILVVDGGLQLLI, encoded by the exons ATG ATGCCCAAAGTTTGTGCCATTTTTGGAGGATCCCGAGGAATTGGAAAAGCTGTTGCACAACTGCTGGCATGGAAAGGATACCGCTTGGCTATTATTGCTAGAAATCTGGAAGTAGCTCAAACTACTGTGAATCACCTTGGGG CAGGTCATATGGCACTTAGCTGTGATGTAGCCATGGAACAAGATGTCCAAAATACACttgaggaggtggagaagaattTAGGTCATGTTAATTACTTGGTTAATGCTGCTGGAGTCAACAG GGATGGCTTGTTGCTGAGAACCACATCTGAAGATATGGTATCCCAAATTAACACTAACCTTCTGGGGACAATGTTGACATGCAAAGCTGCTGTAAGGCGTATGCTTCAACAGCAAGGAGGTGCTATTGTTAACATAG gaaGTATTGTTGGACTCAAGGGCAATTCTGGTCAGAGTGTGTACAGTGCCAGCAAAGCAGGGTTAGTTGGATTTTCACGCTCTCTTGCTAAAGAAGTAGCAAGAAAGAAAATTCGAGTCAACATGGTTGCTCCAG GCTTTGTTCACACAGAGATGACTGCACATTTGAAAGAAGATCAGTTGAAGAAAACTATTCCTCTTGGAAGATTTGGAGAGCCTGATGAAGTTGCACAAGCTGTTGTCTTTCTTCTGGAGTCTCCCTATATTACAGGGCATATTCTAGTTGTAGATGGAGGCTTGCAGCTTCTAATTTAA
- the CBR4 gene encoding 3-oxoacyl-[acyl-carrier-protein] reductase isoform X3, whose protein sequence is MMPKVCAIFGGSRGIGKAVAQLLAWKGYRLAIIARNLEVAQTTVNHLGGHMALSCDVAMEQDVQNTLEEVEKNLGHVNYLVNAAGVNRDGLLLRTTSEDMVSQINTNLLGTMLTCKAAVRRMLQQQGGAIVNIGSIVGLKGNSGQSVYSASKAGLVGFSRSLAKEVARKKIRVNMVAPGFVHTEMTAHLKEDQLKKTIPLGRFGEPDEVAQAVVFLLESPYITGHILVVDGGLQLLI, encoded by the exons ATG ATGCCCAAAGTTTGTGCCATTTTTGGAGGATCCCGAGGAATTGGAAAAGCTGTTGCACAACTGCTGGCATGGAAAGGATACCGCTTGGCTATTATTGCTAGAAATCTGGAAGTAGCTCAAACTACTGTGAATCACCTTGGGG GTCATATGGCACTTAGCTGTGATGTAGCCATGGAACAAGATGTCCAAAATACACttgaggaggtggagaagaattTAGGTCATGTTAATTACTTGGTTAATGCTGCTGGAGTCAACAG GGATGGCTTGTTGCTGAGAACCACATCTGAAGATATGGTATCCCAAATTAACACTAACCTTCTGGGGACAATGTTGACATGCAAAGCTGCTGTAAGGCGTATGCTTCAACAGCAAGGAGGTGCTATTGTTAACATAG gaaGTATTGTTGGACTCAAGGGCAATTCTGGTCAGAGTGTGTACAGTGCCAGCAAAGCAGGGTTAGTTGGATTTTCACGCTCTCTTGCTAAAGAAGTAGCAAGAAAGAAAATTCGAGTCAACATGGTTGCTCCAG GCTTTGTTCACACAGAGATGACTGCACATTTGAAAGAAGATCAGTTGAAGAAAACTATTCCTCTTGGAAGATTTGGAGAGCCTGATGAAGTTGCACAAGCTGTTGTCTTTCTTCTGGAGTCTCCCTATATTACAGGGCATATTCTAGTTGTAGATGGAGGCTTGCAGCTTCTAATTTAA